A window from Primulina huaijiensis isolate GDHJ02 chromosome 13, ASM1229523v2, whole genome shotgun sequence encodes these proteins:
- the LOC140991584 gene encoding monocopper oxidase-like protein SKU5 isoform X2, translated as MLLRLLINRLYFCFSLLLWLIPVVLGEDPFVFYDWTVSYISAAPLGVKQQVIGIEGQFPGPILNVTTNWNVVVNVKNNLDEPFLITWNGIQQRKNSWQDGVSGTNCPIPAGWNWTYQFQVKDQIGSFFYFPSLGFQRAAGGYGGIIVNNREVIPVPFGLPDGDVTLFISDWYMKDHKKLRDDIVSKTSLGAPDGVLINGLGPYQYNVDLVSDGISYQIINVEPGKTYRFRVHNVGISTSLNFRIQNHNLILVETEGSYTMQQNYSNMDIHVGQSYSFLVTMDQNAFSDYYIVASPRFTDSSAWAKATGVAILHYSNSQGPASGPLPDPPDEHDTDFSMSQARSIRWNVSAGAARPNPQGSFRYGQISVTDVYVILNRLPELVDGKWRNTLNGISYIAPSTPLMLALQFKVPGIFKLDFPNRMMNRPAKVDTSVINGTFKGFIEIIFQNNSTSIHSYHLDGYSFFVVGMDYGMWTENSRSTYNKWDGVARCTTQVFPGAWTAILVSLDNAGMWNLRTQNLDSWYRGQELYLSVVNPEEDKDEVPLPYDVIYCGSLSFLQKDQSQRVNFSEAPSLDKAIHIAMLGLLLALSIFSGP; from the exons ATGCTCCTTAGATTACTGATTAATCGCTTGTATTTCTGCTTCAGTTTACTTCTATGGTTGATTCCAGTTGTCTTGGGGGAAGACCCTTTTGTTTTCTATGACTGGACTGTGTCGTACATCTCCGCTGCTCCTCTCGGGGTCAAGCAACAG gTGATAGGAATAGAGGGGCAATTTCCAGGTCCCATTCTGAATGTCACCACCAATTGGAATGTTGTTGTCAATGTCAAAAATAATCTAGACGAACCATTTCTTATCACATG GAATGgcattcaacaaagaaaaaattcATGGCAAGATGGTGTTTCAGGGACAAACTGTCCCATTCCCGCTGGTTGGAACTGGACGTACCAATTTCAGGTCAAAGACCAGATAGGAAGTTTCTTTTACTTCCCTTCCCTTGGTTTCCAAAGGGCTGCTGGTGGATATGGTGGAATCATTGTTAACAACAGAGAAGTTATTCCTGTGCCTTTTGGCTTACCGGATGGAGATGTTACCCTCTTTATCAGTGATTGGTACATGAAGGATCATAAG AAACTGAGAGATGATATTGTGAGCAAAACTAGTCTTGGAGCTCCAGATGGTGTCCTCATTAACGGATTAGGTCCTTACCAATATAATGTAGATTTGGTGTCGGATGGTATATCTTACCAGATTATAAATGTTGAACCAG GCAAAACCTATCGCTTTCGTGTTCACAATGTTGGAATCTCTACTAGCTTGAATTTCAGGATCCAAAATCATAATTTGATCCTTGTAGAAACTGAAGGGTCTTACACCATGCAACAGAACTACTCAAACATGGATATCCATGTAGGTCAGTCATATTCGTTCTTGGTAACAATGGATCAAAATGCATTCAGTGATTATTACATCGTTGCTAGTCCAAGGTTTACCGATTCATCGGCTTGGGCAAAGGCCACAGGAGTTGCTATATTACACTACTCAAATTCCCAGGGGCCTGCTTCAGGTCCCCTTCCAGATCCTCCTGATGAACATGACACAGATTTCTCAATGAGTCAAGCAAGATCTATAAG ATGGAATGTTTCTGCTGGAGCCGCCCGTCCAAATCCGCAAGGATCTTTTAGATATGGGCAAATATCTGTGACAGATGTGTATGTCATCCTTAATAGGCTTCCAGAACTTGTCGATGGAAAATGGCGTAACACTCTAAATGGGATTTCTTATATAGCTCCTTCAACACCTCTCATGCTTGCTTTGCAATTTAAGGTCCCAGGGATCTTCAAGCTTGATTTTCCTAATAGGATGATGAATAGACCTGCGAAAGTTGACACGTCTGTCATTAACGGAACTTTCAAAGGATttatagaaattatttttcaaaacaatTCTACCTCTATTCATAGTTACCATCTAGACGGATACTCCTTTTTCGTTGTGGG GATGGATTATGGGATGTGGACCGAGAACAGCAGAAGCACTTATAACAAATGGGATGGGGTGGCTCGATGCACTACCCAG GTTTTTCCTGGTGCTTGGACGGCTATTTTAGTTTCTCTTGATAATGCTGGGATGTGGAACCTTCGTACACAAAACCTTGACTCATGGTATCGTGGTCAGGAACTTTATCTCAGCGTGGTGAATCCGGAGGAAGACAAAGACGAGGTTCCATTACCTTATGATGTCATCTATTGTGGTTCACTCTCTTTTTTACAGAA GGACCAGTCTCAGAGAGTCAACTTCTCTGAAGCACCATCTCTGGATAAAGCCATCCACATTGCTATGCTTGGACTTCTTTTAGCTTTGTCAATATTCTCAG
- the LOC140991584 gene encoding monocopper oxidase-like protein SKU5 isoform X1, whose translation MLLRLLINRLYFCFSLLLWLIPVVLGEDPFVFYDWTVSYISAAPLGVKQQVIGIEGQFPGPILNVTTNWNVVVNVKNNLDEPFLITWNGIQQRKNSWQDGVSGTNCPIPAGWNWTYQFQVKDQIGSFFYFPSLGFQRAAGGYGGIIVNNREVIPVPFGLPDGDVTLFISDWYMKDHKKLRDDIVSKTSLGAPDGVLINGLGPYQYNVDLVSDGISYQIINVEPGKTYRFRVHNVGISTSLNFRIQNHNLILVETEGSYTMQQNYSNMDIHVGQSYSFLVTMDQNAFSDYYIVASPRFTDSSAWAKATGVAILHYSNSQGPASGPLPDPPDEHDTDFSMSQARSIRWNVSAGAARPNPQGSFRYGQISVTDVYVILNRLPELVDGKWRNTLNGISYIAPSTPLMLALQFKVPGIFKLDFPNRMMNRPAKVDTSVINGTFKGFIEIIFQNNSTSIHSYHLDGYSFFVVGMDYGMWTENSRSTYNKWDGVARCTTQVFPGAWTAILVSLDNAGMWNLRTQNLDSWYRGQELYLSVVNPEEDKDEVPLPYDVIYCGSLSFLQKDQSQRVNFSEAPSLDKAIHIAMLGLLLALSIFSGAH comes from the exons ATGCTCCTTAGATTACTGATTAATCGCTTGTATTTCTGCTTCAGTTTACTTCTATGGTTGATTCCAGTTGTCTTGGGGGAAGACCCTTTTGTTTTCTATGACTGGACTGTGTCGTACATCTCCGCTGCTCCTCTCGGGGTCAAGCAACAG gTGATAGGAATAGAGGGGCAATTTCCAGGTCCCATTCTGAATGTCACCACCAATTGGAATGTTGTTGTCAATGTCAAAAATAATCTAGACGAACCATTTCTTATCACATG GAATGgcattcaacaaagaaaaaattcATGGCAAGATGGTGTTTCAGGGACAAACTGTCCCATTCCCGCTGGTTGGAACTGGACGTACCAATTTCAGGTCAAAGACCAGATAGGAAGTTTCTTTTACTTCCCTTCCCTTGGTTTCCAAAGGGCTGCTGGTGGATATGGTGGAATCATTGTTAACAACAGAGAAGTTATTCCTGTGCCTTTTGGCTTACCGGATGGAGATGTTACCCTCTTTATCAGTGATTGGTACATGAAGGATCATAAG AAACTGAGAGATGATATTGTGAGCAAAACTAGTCTTGGAGCTCCAGATGGTGTCCTCATTAACGGATTAGGTCCTTACCAATATAATGTAGATTTGGTGTCGGATGGTATATCTTACCAGATTATAAATGTTGAACCAG GCAAAACCTATCGCTTTCGTGTTCACAATGTTGGAATCTCTACTAGCTTGAATTTCAGGATCCAAAATCATAATTTGATCCTTGTAGAAACTGAAGGGTCTTACACCATGCAACAGAACTACTCAAACATGGATATCCATGTAGGTCAGTCATATTCGTTCTTGGTAACAATGGATCAAAATGCATTCAGTGATTATTACATCGTTGCTAGTCCAAGGTTTACCGATTCATCGGCTTGGGCAAAGGCCACAGGAGTTGCTATATTACACTACTCAAATTCCCAGGGGCCTGCTTCAGGTCCCCTTCCAGATCCTCCTGATGAACATGACACAGATTTCTCAATGAGTCAAGCAAGATCTATAAG ATGGAATGTTTCTGCTGGAGCCGCCCGTCCAAATCCGCAAGGATCTTTTAGATATGGGCAAATATCTGTGACAGATGTGTATGTCATCCTTAATAGGCTTCCAGAACTTGTCGATGGAAAATGGCGTAACACTCTAAATGGGATTTCTTATATAGCTCCTTCAACACCTCTCATGCTTGCTTTGCAATTTAAGGTCCCAGGGATCTTCAAGCTTGATTTTCCTAATAGGATGATGAATAGACCTGCGAAAGTTGACACGTCTGTCATTAACGGAACTTTCAAAGGATttatagaaattatttttcaaaacaatTCTACCTCTATTCATAGTTACCATCTAGACGGATACTCCTTTTTCGTTGTGGG GATGGATTATGGGATGTGGACCGAGAACAGCAGAAGCACTTATAACAAATGGGATGGGGTGGCTCGATGCACTACCCAG GTTTTTCCTGGTGCTTGGACGGCTATTTTAGTTTCTCTTGATAATGCTGGGATGTGGAACCTTCGTACACAAAACCTTGACTCATGGTATCGTGGTCAGGAACTTTATCTCAGCGTGGTGAATCCGGAGGAAGACAAAGACGAGGTTCCATTACCTTATGATGTCATCTATTGTGGTTCACTCTCTTTTTTACAGAA GGACCAGTCTCAGAGAGTCAACTTCTCTGAAGCACCATCTCTGGATAAAGCCATCCACATTGCTATGCTTGGACTTCTTTTAGCTTTGTCAATATTCTCAGGTGCCCACTAA